One window of Medicago truncatula cultivar Jemalong A17 chromosome 2, MtrunA17r5.0-ANR, whole genome shotgun sequence genomic DNA carries:
- the LOC25486682 gene encoding pentatricopeptide repeat-containing protein At2g20710, mitochondrial, with amino-acid sequence MLKLIGSSRSRWNHYNTTLLRFLHSSSTPTDTLFLRISRAGDPIIPITSILNQWIQEGRDVSHSDIHFFIKQLRIRRRFKQALQISEWMSNERNLHLLSGDIATRLDLIAKVHGLDQAEKYFNSVPHTSKDFKVYGAMLNCYAQYNSVEKVEYIMKKLKESSSDDNAQDYPVLLKLYYRTGQREKLVALMKEMKDKKIYDSSTLNSWLNAYAITGNIDEMEKLLAKIEVDHSITLNWRTYSAVADGYIKAGQFDKSLIVLKKSEQLIRGKSKRAAYQSLLTKYAATGKKDDVYRIWNICKSLNGSQNSTYISMLMSLSNLNDIDGAETILEEWESGNTCFDVRIPSAMVGAYCKNGLLEKAEAYVEKLLKRGGGKLDGRIWDRLSCGYYMYNDTDKAVHTMKKAILASPQGWKPYPFTFAACIEHMKEKRDFGLALEILGTCREQGHFSQATCDELISYVQGENSETNAWKLLKEHYHLRTDEVPVDGEKQHEM; translated from the exons atgctgaaGTTAATTGGGTCGTCAAGATCAAGATGGAACCATTACAACACCACCCTTTTGCGTTTCTTACATTCCTCTTCGACCCCTACTGATACCCTCTTCCTTCGAATTTCCAGAGCCGGTGACCCAATCATTCCCATCACTTCTATCCTCAATCAGTGGATTCAAGAAGGCAGAGATGTCAGCCATTCTGATATACACTTTTTCATCAAACAACTCAGAATCCGTCGTCGCTTCAAACAAGCCCTCCAG ATATCAGAATGGATGAGCAATGAAAGAAACCTTCATTTATTATCAGGAGATATTGCGACACGTCTCGACTTGATAGCTAAAGTCCACGGTCTAGATCAAGCAGAGAAATATTTTAACAGTGTTCCACACACTTCAAAAGATTTCAAGGTCTATGGTGCTATGTTGAATTGCTATGCGCAATACAACTCTGTTGAGAAGGTAGAATACATcatgaagaaattaaaagagTCTTCTTCCGATGATAATGCACAAGACTATCCTGTTCTGTTAAAGCTCTATTATCGGACAGGTCAACGAGAGAAGTTGGTTGCTCTGATGAAAGAAATGAAAGACAAGAAAATTTACGACAGTTCTACACTTAATAGTTGGCTCAATGCTTATGCGATTACTGGAAACATAGACGAGATGGAGAAATTATTGGCGAAGATCGAAGTTGATCACAGCATAACTTTGAACTGGCGAACGTATTCTGCTGTTGCTGATGGATATATTAAAGCTGGCCAATTTGACAAGTCGTTGATAGTGTTGAAAAAATCTGAACAGTTGATTAGAGGAAAGTCGAAGAGAGCTGCGTATCAATCTCTTCTAACTAAGTATGCTGCTACTGGGAAAAAGGACGATGTGTATAGAATTTGGAATATCTGCAAAAGCTTAAATGGTTCCCAAAATTCAACCTACATTTCTATGTTAATGTCATTATCCAATCTAAATGACATTGATGGTGCTGAGACGATTCTAGAGGAATGGGAATCTGGGAATACATGCTTCGATGTCAGAATTCCAAGTGCGATGGTGGGTGCTTACTGTAAGAATGGTCTGTTGGAAAAGGCTGAAGCATATGTTGAGAAGCTTTTGAAAAGAGGAGGGGGTAAATTAGATGGAAGAATATGGGATCGTTTGTCGTGTGGCTATTATATGTATAACGATACGGATAAAGCAGTTCATACAATGAAGAAAGCAATATTGGCAAGTCCACAAGGATGGAAACCTTACCCATTTACTTTTGCTGCATGTATTGAGCAcatgaaagaaaagagagattTCGGGTTGGCATTGGAGATTCTTGGGACATGTAGGGAACAAGGTCATTTTTCTCAAGCTACCTGTGACGAGTTGATAAGTTATGTGCAAGGTGAAAACTCAGAAACAAATGCATGGAAACTACTGAAAGAACATTATCATCTGAGGACTGACGAAGTGCCGGTGGATGGAGAGAAGCAGCATGAAATGTAG
- the LOC25486683 gene encoding F-box/FBD/LRR-repeat protein At1g13570 isoform X1, with protein sequence MGRKQTKSTPRKVIDVEPEPEPDPDRISCLPGHVIDQILTYLPIREAVRTSVLSKKWRNKWYTLPNLVFDRQCLSAAAYEDTLVIQMKFLKIVNSVLLHHSGPINIFKFSMCAPIDESLVSDVDQWILYLSRKSIKELVLDVCTEELYKIPWCLFSCQSLHHLKLHFCCLKPPTLFKGFRSLKSLDLNHVAVAQDAFENLISGCPLLEKLKLTEVGGFAQIDICAPNLKFLEIHGEYEGINFNNTFQLATLVIDLWWDFNFENSNQGRSRGHSSNMLKFFDHRPHIQCLVIRSCFLKYLTAGVLPKKLPTPCMDLSHLSLSINFDDLKEISAALCLLRSSPNLRKLEIFKEIEVHTVPLTPAAYCWEKIFSAPAMPIRVRHVTIDGIFGNKLELDFIKFLLLYSPVLEKMTVKPVENFIPELMRGLIRFKRASGEAEVILEDFT encoded by the exons ATG ggaagaaaacaaacaaagtcTACTCCCCGAAAAGTGATTGATGTGGAACCAGAACCGGAACCGGATCCTGATAGAATAAGTTGCTTACCAGGTCATGTAATAGACCAGATTCTGACTTACTTGCCAATTAGGGAAGCAGTGAGAACAAGTGTTTTATCTAAAAAATGGAGGAACAAATGGTACACACTCCCAAATCTTGTGTTTGATAGACAATGTCTCTCTGCTGCAGCTTACGAAGACACGTTAGTTATTCAgatgaaatttttgaaaattgttaatAGTGTACTTTTACATCATTCTGGGCCAATCAACATATTCAAGTTCTCTATGTGTGCTCCCATTGATGAGAGTCTTGTGTCCGATGTTGATCAGTGGATTCTATATCTAAGTAGGAAGTCTATTAAAGAGCTTGTGCTGGATGTTTGTACAGAGGAACTCTACAAGATACCTTGGTGCTTATTCTCTTGTCAAAGTTTACATCATTTGAAATTACATTTCTGTTGTCTTAAACCTCCAACGTTGTTTAAAGGCTTTAGGAGCTTGAAAAGTCTTGATCTGAATCATGTAGCAGTGGCTCAAGATGCTTTTGAAAACTTGATATCTGGCTGCCCCCTgcttgaaaaattgaaattgaccgAAGTTGGTGGCTTCGCCCAAATTGATATCTGTGCACCAAATCTCAAGTTTTTGGAAATCCATGGCGAATATGAGGGTATTAACTTTAACAACACTTTCCAATTAGCTACGTTAGTCATTGATTTATGGTGGGATTTTAACTTTGAAAACAGCAATCAAGGTAGATCGCGCGGACACTCTAGCAACATGCTCAAATTTTTCGATCATCGACCTCACATACAATGCCTAGTAATTCGTTCTTGTTTTTTAAAG TATCTGACTGCAGGTGTTTTGCCAAAAAAGCTTCCTACACCTTGTATGGATCTAAGTCATCTTTCCTTGAGCATAAACTTCGATGACTTGAAGGAAATTTCGGCTGCTCTTTGCTTGCTCAGAAGCTCACCTAATCTTCGAAAATTAGAAATATTT AAAGAGATTGAGGTGCACACTGTCCCTTTGACACCTGCTGCCTATTGTTGGGAAAAAATCTTTTCGGCGCCAGCCATGCCCATTCGAGTGCGACATGTGACGATAGATGGCATCTTTGGTAACAAATTGGAAttagattttatcaaatttCTACTTCTATATTCTCCTGTGCTAGAAAAGATGACTGTGAAGCCTGTTGAAAACTTCATACCGGAGTTGATGAGAGGACTAATTCGGTTCAAAAGAGCGTCGGGAGAAGCTGAAGTTATTTTGGAAGACTTTACATAA
- the LOC25486683 gene encoding F-box/FBD/LRR-repeat protein At1g13570 isoform X2 — MFVQRNSTRYLGFRSLKSLDLNHVAVAQDAFENLISGCPLLEKLKLTEVGGFAQIDICAPNLKFLEIHGEYEGINFNNTFQLATLVIDLWWDFNFENSNQGRSRGHSSNMLKFFDHRPHIQCLVIRSCFLKYLTAGVLPKKLPTPCMDLSHLSLSINFDDLKEISAALCLLRSSPNLRKLEIFKEIEVHTVPLTPAAYCWEKIFSAPAMPIRVRHVTIDGIFGNKLELDFIKFLLLYSPVLEKMTVKPVENFIPELMRGLIRFKRASGEAEVILEDFT; from the exons ATGTTTGTACAGAGGAACTCTACAAGATACCTTG GCTTTAGGAGCTTGAAAAGTCTTGATCTGAATCATGTAGCAGTGGCTCAAGATGCTTTTGAAAACTTGATATCTGGCTGCCCCCTgcttgaaaaattgaaattgaccgAAGTTGGTGGCTTCGCCCAAATTGATATCTGTGCACCAAATCTCAAGTTTTTGGAAATCCATGGCGAATATGAGGGTATTAACTTTAACAACACTTTCCAATTAGCTACGTTAGTCATTGATTTATGGTGGGATTTTAACTTTGAAAACAGCAATCAAGGTAGATCGCGCGGACACTCTAGCAACATGCTCAAATTTTTCGATCATCGACCTCACATACAATGCCTAGTAATTCGTTCTTGTTTTTTAAAG TATCTGACTGCAGGTGTTTTGCCAAAAAAGCTTCCTACACCTTGTATGGATCTAAGTCATCTTTCCTTGAGCATAAACTTCGATGACTTGAAGGAAATTTCGGCTGCTCTTTGCTTGCTCAGAAGCTCACCTAATCTTCGAAAATTAGAAATATTT AAAGAGATTGAGGTGCACACTGTCCCTTTGACACCTGCTGCCTATTGTTGGGAAAAAATCTTTTCGGCGCCAGCCATGCCCATTCGAGTGCGACATGTGACGATAGATGGCATCTTTGGTAACAAATTGGAAttagattttatcaaatttCTACTTCTATATTCTCCTGTGCTAGAAAAGATGACTGTGAAGCCTGTTGAAAACTTCATACCGGAGTTGATGAGAGGACTAATTCGGTTCAAAAGAGCGTCGGGAGAAGCTGAAGTTATTTTGGAAGACTTTACATAA